A stretch of DNA from Panulirus ornatus isolate Po-2019 chromosome 14, ASM3632096v1, whole genome shotgun sequence:
gagagagagagagagagagagagagagagagagagagagagagagagagagagagagagagagagagaatatatactaTAAATGGAATCGATTATTTTCGCTTCCGGACCACTTTTAGGGATGCATCATGAACGATCAGCTCAGAAAGCACAACGAAATACTATGAAACTAACCCTCACAGAAGACAGTTTGTTGATTATGATAGATATAAGTAAATTGAAACTCATGCGAGACACTCTAGTGTCGAGGAGAAGTTCGATGTTGCTTGTGATGCAAGTTGTTGATGGGGTTGGAACAGAACACCAGGTCGCTCGTAAAGTACATAACATAAAAATAAGGAAACTAATGTAAGAGAGACAATAATGAAGGTCAATACCCAGATCAGTGAGGTTATACTAACGGTACAACACTCGAAAGACGAGACAACACAGCTAAGGTATTGCAAACCTTACAACTCTCAAGAGATGAAGAAGCAACACACCTAAAGGATCGACAACCTTATAAGGTCTACAAAAGGAGGAGAGCTGGAGCGCCGGTGGCTCAGCCACCTTGGGAGGCACCAAAGGATCCATGGCCAACCCCCAGGCGAACTGAAAAAGAAACCGATTGTAGATCCGACCCAGGGAGTTGCAAATCCTGCCCAGAGAGCTACAGATCCTACCTCGGGAGCTACAGATCCTACCCAGGGAGCGTTAGACTTTATTAGGGTCTTGGATCTAGCGTCATGGACGCGGATGAAAACAGTATCTCGTAAAGGTGATACAAGGAACCACTTATCCATAACGAGACGACTCATCAGTCGCGTCCACAATGGGAAATTCATGCTGAACGATTGGCTAAAGGACTGGAGACGCCTCGCTGCCTAAATGAAGGAAATGGAAGCAGACCGTGGACGGACATCACTATCACGCACTTATTAAAGGACAGCAGACTGAAATCTGTGTAAGATTATCGAGATGTTTTGTACAACCTTTGAAAATGGAAAATACAGTGCAGGGGACAGCCAATATCAGAACATTTTGATGCATTTATGTATAATGCTTTAACTAATGGCCCCGAACTGTTACTATAAAACCCACATGTGGACAGCAATTTGCCAAAATGCTCTTCGACAAGTGATGTCACTCCTTCTGTACAGGTACAATCTGGCTGACAGTTAATAAAGACAAGTGTTATTTACAGTGTTGGAAAGAATCGTGGTACGACTTATACACTGATGACACGTGTGTGACGAGAAGCTGAACCATACCGTAATATATACGCTTTGTTGTTATCTGAAGAGTAGGTTGAAGCAACACAAGGTCCCAGAATGCCAGATATAGCAACAGTGTAAAAGAACATTTGCCGCGTGACATGTTGTGGTGCATTAAGGTGACAACACACTCGGGAAGAGCGACGAATGCAACATTGTTTCTCGTTGAGGCGACTGACCTGATGCAAATTTATGGCGCACTTCATTCTACTTGTCATGACCAGCCTAGCTCGActgcgggaggaggggaaggaaggaggtttgACCCGTCTCACGCCAAACGCAAAGACTTTCCCTCATTTTTTCTGTTGATCTGCTGAAATGTCTAtcgaattcagagagagagagagagagagagagagagagagagagagagagagagagagagagagagagagagagagagagagagagggtatggaCGATTTGAGGCTATGAACATATGACACTTTTGGCGCACCTACCCAGTATATACAGCCTAGCTCTGCCTCAtgcaccacacaaaccaccaggCTTCCGGAATGTGTCAGCACAGTCTAATGTTAGGCAGGAGAGTGATGTGTCTCACGTATTTTCACACCATGAACTTGCGGTTCACGGATGCTGATCACGGAAGTTTTACGTTTCACGTAAATTTAATGGTAGGAATGTACGTCCCCCTCACGCAATCTGGTCGAATCTATTTGAAGCTAGGCGTTTAAATCTCACGTATTCTTattctaggattttttttttcgtgcattTTGATGACAGAGATTTGTTTATCACGCATTTTAGTCCAAAACATTACTCAAAGTCGGACGCAAAGCTTAAGAATCTATATCTCAGATGCTTTAATTCTAAGTACCTTATTCACGCATTTTGCTACTCGAAATTTACGTGCCACGCAACCTAATCCTAGAACTCGCTGCATATCTCACTCATATTAACGATAATTAACGTCACTCTAAAGTTCCTAAGAACTTGGGGAGTCACACAGATTGCACAGTTCTAGGAACTTTATCCTTCCCACGTAATTCCCTTACTCGGTACAGGCGCATCACTGACCCTAGTAATGTTACATGTGCGCATGACCGAGGGAATCCACGACCGCTTATGTCGATATCTGGTCATCTTAGTATCTAATGCCGTTGTCTCAATGCATCTGATGTCAATATATGTTACTCTTTCAGGAGAAAGTGCTGAAGGACAGATGCAATATAAGATTTCTTCTCATGCGTCTTGATATCCGATGATGAGTTAAATAAGTAACTGGAAATGAGTAGTATTTGGCATCATGTATTCGTCTGTTACCGTTTTTAAATTCCTTTGTCTCTCAGAGAAACGCTCCTCAGTGAGGAGATAACaacatattttcatggttgaACATATGGATAAACTGCGTGAAGAATACGTGTATAAAATCACCACCACTTAGTGTTGCGACGTGTAGGGAGCCGTGGCAACACTGTCACCAATGATAAACAATATGTTGCATGTCATGACGTCACTACTGAGGAGATAAGGAACACACAGTTACACTTGACACAATTGTGTTGCGGGAAATGcaaaaaagagaatgaattaCAGATTCAAAGTGTACGAAAACCGTAAGATAAAGTAGACGATGGAAGGTAGAAATGAGAAACAGATGAGGCTGGGGGGAAGATATGAGACACACGGTGTGGTGAAGAGCATGTGAGAGATGACCTTGACGATAGTGGTCGTGAGGAGGacgtaagagagagaaaaaaaaaagcaacacgaAACACGACGATGCGTCCGACGCGGACCAACAACACCAACTCAAACATGTAtcatgcatgcgtgcgtgcgtgtgcgtgtgtgtgtgtttgtgtgtatgagtgtgtgtttgcgCTTGCGCGCCGGCAGCAGGCAAGCAACAGTCCTCGAGGTCTACGTCTTTTTCTTCTCGATCTGACGTGAACAGTGGCGGTACTCGGACttcccagggaggagggagggatgttttTGGTCGTTTGGTCACTACCGTTATTTACACCGTCGTCAGAGAtataccaccacctccctccagcatTCAGTCAGAAcgctcaccatcactcctccctcaccacccttcaccctcacccccgccacacacacacacacacacacacacacacgtaagaacGAGAGATACGGCGCCACTAGTGTGAGATTCtcttcccatacacacacaagaaatgtaattacacacacgtgTATTCATGCACACGCTGTACATACGcagtcccaacacacacacacacacatacagtcacatacacactacctacactcacacacgaaCTATACACGATGGAAATGCAACATACACGACTTATAGGGTGGGGAGTGACGCAGCTGCCTGGACTTACGAGTATAAATACACCTTCCGTGGGCCGGCGGATGTAGGCGGGAGGAGGCCAGGTGTCAGGGCGAGTCTCAGTGCCTGTCTGCTGgtgtggaagacacacacacacacacacacacacatacatacacacacacatacacacgcgcgcacactcACACTACCCCATACCACACACCGCACATCCGGGTACGAGAGGAGTGCGCCGTGAGCACCTACGGCAACACAGGACGCCCACCTGTGCGCGAGATACGACAACCAGGCCTACGCCTCCTCACCACCGCTCAGTAAGTCCAGCTGTATGTATGTGGCTCATTGGCGGCTACAGGTATGTGCGTTTCTgcttttttcgtgtgtgtgtgtgtgtgtgtgtgtgtgtgtgtgtgtgtgtgtgtgtgtgtgtgtgtgtgtgtgtgtaattacctgtttgttgaGTGCAGGGTGGAAGGTGGGTGGAGTTTTACACTGGCGGGACCTCATCTCTGAACCCTCCACCGTTCTGTAACCTTttcaacttctgtatgctgtccacatttactgtatatatatatatatatatatatatatatatatatatatatatatatatatatatatatatatatatatatatatatatatatatatgtgtgtgtgtgtgtgtgtgtgtgtgtgtgtgtgtgtgtgtgtgtgtgtgtgtgtctgtgtgtgtatgtgagtgtgtgtgtgtgtgtgtgtgtgtgtgtgtgtgtgtgtgtgtgtgtgtgtgtataacgtgtgtgcgtgtttctaaATTTCTGTAGTGGTAAATCCTGTGGAAACAAGTGCCGGCAGCTTCACATATATAGCTGAGCTCGTCTGCTCATACCAAGTCAAGTTTCCCGGCACGTCCAGGTTCGTAGTCTGGCACTGTGTCACGACCGTGAAGCCAGTGCCACCACGAGCCCCCCCTGACGCCCTCGCTTCCTCACCTGGCACACCCCACGGAggcccctcacccacctaccactgggAGGGTAGGAGGCCTGGGTGTGGGATGAGGAAGGGCGCGGGTCCAGTGACCCGTCGTGGTTGGGCCTGGCAGCTACCTACAGTGCCTCAGTCTGTCATTATCTCTCTGTGTGAACACGATCGTAGAGGGACTTCCCAAGTGGTTCGATCTTGGCGTCCATATTTCTCCATAACTCCAATAGTCCCTTTTAAACATTGCCAGCACCGTCCATATCTGCCTCTTCTGTAGTCCACGCCCTACACGCAGCTGTAAAGCTACCAGCACGATCCTGAAGTTACCTGAAGAGCTCTGAAGTTATTCTATATCAGTAGTGAGGTTACTAGGTCAAGCTTATATTTATATGTTACAGTTTGAAGGTGTAAGCTGCGACCTCGTACAGCAAGAAGTTACATGTACTGAGGCTGCCTAGCCAATCCCACAGTTATTGCTCAACTTGAAAGGTGATTTCGACAGTTCTGAAGTTACTTGGTTAGCTCTAAAGTTCCCTAGTGAGTCCTGAAGTTACGTGGTTAATCATGATATCTGATCCTCCTTAAAGTTGCCTTTTTCTCCCTCAAGTTCCTTACTTGCCCACCAGGACGTCACAAGGACAGTGATGGAAACAGCCGAGAGATAACACGCAGAGTGTCTGCACATACCACGGGAGACCTAGCTCCCCAGGCGAGGCGAGCGAGTGAACCGAAGTGACGTGAGTGGACCCACCTCGAGCAACATACGTGgctgaccatgtcctccctggtCCTGCTGGCAGCGGCGGCCCTGCTGACGATAACCGCCACTTCCCTCACCCTCGCAGCCACCAGAGGTATGTTCCACGAGTGTGTCCTCCGTTGCTCCTGCTTCTGTTGTGCCTCGCTCCCGTTGCGACAAGTGACCTGTGAAGCTGTTCTTCCTGTTAACTGGCGAGAGTGACTAGTTCTACATATGTGTAAGAGCCAATTGACCTAATATATCATCAAACGGTTCTGTGACATCGTCCAACTGGTAGTTGAAGGAACCAATCACAAGAGCAGTAGATTAACCTCATCTCACAGACTTGTTCAATCGTTTAATTGAGTTGCTATTTAGTGACTATCTATTACATAGGTGACTGACCCTATTTCACAGTTAGGTGAATGACGGCATACAATAGATAGTTGACTCATAGGTGTTAAACTGACTGGCCAGATACCAATACAAGTTGGTTGATCACGCCTTATACTTTCCTAAGTCATGTGGCCATTAACATCCAATGACTGGTTGAAGGTCTACATCCGACCAATTTAGTGATACCATTCCACCAAATCAAGCACCTCACCTCACTAGATGAGTGAACCCATCTTCTCAGTGGGGTAACTCCATTCCACATGGTGACTGACCTTGTGACATTACATTAGACTAAGCCTAGTATTCAAATGCTTTCACCTCCTCCTACTGTTCTGTAGGCTGAATGACCCTTTAACACTAAGTAACCCCGTTCCACATGAGTCCCACTTGCTTGAGGGAAATTTCGTCTCACCAGTTGAATGACCCCCAGACAACCAGTTTAATGACTCCATCCCACTAACTGAGTGGACCCCCAAAATACCAGTTTAATGACTGCACCCCACTAACTGAGTGCTCTCATCCCACTTAGTTGAGTGACTCGTCATTCTTCAACAGATGGTTTGTCGTTGATCGAGGCGGCGCGGAGTGGAGACATCGAGAAGGTGAAGATGCTGTTGGACGAAGGCGTGTCCGTTCGCTCCAGGGATTCCGCAGGTCGGTGGCTTAATTCCCTTTCCCCCCGCCCTCCTTCTTCTGTGTGTTCCTCGACATCCCCTTTAGTCCCTTTGAATCCACATCACTTGGTGAGAAATGTTCATTCTGTCGTATAAATCATCACGAAACCATGAGAGGTCGTGGCGTATAGTAGTTTGTGGACAGGTCAGACGGCGCTGCAGGTTGCTGCTAGACACGGGAGCCTGACGCTAGTGGGGGAACTCCTGGCTCGCAACGCTGACGCCTCCGCTACGGACGACTGGGGTAAGGCCACACTTGTCCTCTCTCACCCGACGTGGAGTGGTCTAAAATTTCGCCTGCTTCTCTCAACAGATCAGCCAGTACAATACATAGATTAGCATCATTCACACATCTTATAATTCATTGATCTTAGCTCGCTGTATGATTAACTACACTACCACCATTGCTTACATATTTTAGTATAGCGTTGGTAATTAGATGAAGGCTTGAATGCTTTCTTTAATCGCTTTAAGTTAGTATTTAACATACAGCTAACTGggtgtatttttatttttcttatattcctCAGAACTCTTGTTTTGTTCTCTGCCTTGTGTTGTTTTCAGCTTGTGTTGATAATTAACCTGAAACTCTCGTAAGCATTACCAAGTGTTTCCTTAAATCGTCACTTATGTGACGCCACAAGAATATACTGAGCCACCTCGCAACAAAGAATAGAAATCATACGGTAATATGATCCATAAGAAGTATCACGTTCAAAGTATATTTACACTTTGTGAAGATAACCGGGAATTATGTACTTCGTCGTTAGGGTAAGTGGGTTTAGTTGGTCTAGGGGCTTTGCCCATCTGGGTTGTTTAGGGTCAGTGGAAGTTAGTTAGATCGAGGCTCATAAGAATGAGTTCGGGATCTATGGGAGTCAGTCTGAGGTCAATGGGCATCACTTCGGGACCAGTGGAAGCTAGTTTGAGATCGATGGGACTTGGTTCAAAGCCAGTGTAACATCAGTTCGAGTTGGAGCGGTGGTAAGGGGGTGGCGGGTTGCGGGGTGAGTTCTCCCATCTAGTGAGGGTCAGGACATAAGGTAATACTCCGAGTGTTCCTCCTGTTTGACACCCTCTGTTCCTCCCTAGGTAAGACGCCCCTGCATGAAGCCGCCTGGTTCGGTCGTGAGGACGTGGTAGAAGCTTTGCTGGCCAAGGACGCAGACCTAAACGCCACCGACGGCATGGGTAAGTCACATCAGTCCATCCCGAGCTCCTTGATGGCCAGGCTGAGTAAGATGTATCAAACTCATTTGGATGACACTATGAGTGTGACGCCCCCACGGGAGTCACACGCATGAGTTGCGTAACTACGAGGCGTTCGTGAGCTATAGTCGCGTCTTGACGCCGACAGGTAAGATGGCTCTGCACGAGGCGGCGTGGGTCGGGCGTCCGGACGTCGTCAAGACTCTGTTGGCACATGACGCAGACATCACCGCCGTCGACCACAACGGTACCTCggctctccctctcccagtggtACAGTGCTTCCCCTAACAGCCTAATGGGATACAGCTAATACAGTTGAGAGATGTGTCCGTTTGTAAGAGAGATTAACCTGACTTTGTAATCTATCCAGACAAAAGTTAAGactttgagatatatatatatatatatatatatatatatatatatatatatatatatatatatatatatatatatatatatatatatatatatatatatataacacttgttAATAAAGCTAAAAGTCTGTTGATATAATTACATAACCATTAATTCATAATATAGCTTATTAGTATTACTTACAGCCATTACTAACTAGTTAATTCTAGAAGCAAAGTGGCACACCAGTATGGTCATTCAGCCATGTATAGTGGTTCTTCTTTACCGACAGACTTCGAAAATGACTTTCATACAGACAGCAGTTCATCGTATAGCTTCGATCTGCGACTAAATCGAATGATTGCATTTCTAAATGATTATTAGCATAACTAACTtgctatctatctaccttcctaGTTGACCGGTTATTTAGGTAACGGATGGATGGAGTTGAGTGATTGGAATATTTCCTCAGCTACTGAATCTTTGCCGCGTAGGTAGGACAGATATACCACTTTCCATACACCGTTTAAGATCATCTCAGTCAATTTTggatcatctcacacacacatagtttCAGATCAACTTCATCACCTAGTCTATCTGTACGGGTATATATGAAGCCAAGTACATCCTTATGGACGTGGGAAAACTAGTCTGTAGGCTAATACACAATGTCTGACTCCAGCAGCAACTACTTCTTTCTTACACCAGTTGCTGTCCCCAGTTCTAGTAAATGATTGCATTAACTACAGCTGCTTTTACGAAATATATTTAACCCCAGTAACTCCCCAAGGACTCTTAATTCTTCCAGTCTACCTCATATCCCATTAACTTACTTCACAGAAAACTTACCGTTCCTAACTTCATTAACTGCGTTCCTAACTTCATTAACTGCGTCTTTCCCTCTAACTACTCTTAAATCAAGTTCTTCCTACTGATTTCTAACTACCCGAAACTCCCTACTGACTGCACTTAATATCACTAACAAACCACTGAACTTCATACTTCTGATCTTAACCAGCTACACATGACCCCCAGTTAAGTACTGCAGGCACAGGTTAACAACTCGGTCCTCCTTCCTGCACAGGCCAGACGCCACTGCACTACGCTGCTGAGCTGCAGAAGGCGGAGGTGGTGAAGCTTCTGCTGGCCCACGGGGCCGACATTGAGACAAGGGATGAAGAAGGTACAGTCATCTACTGTTTTCACTTGGTCAATATCTCGTGTACTTCGGTTTTCACTGTGTATTTCAGTGTCTGGCTCACTGCTACACTGTATATATCAGTGTCTGGTTCATTgctactttcatttctttctgtaCTGTGCATACTATTTAAATGCTCTGTTCATTTGTTCACTGTTTTATTCGGTGTTTCTTGTACTTGTGTGTTCACTGTTTCACTGTCTAGATCACTGCTACTGTCACTATGTCTCTGGACTGTGTTTATTTCATGATCAACTGATCTCTTCACTTTTTTCACCGTTAAGTCCTTTTATCTCTTTCTGTTGCAGTGTATATATGTCACTGTTCAATGTTAGGTATTTTAGCTTCttgtatttttcttcattcacactgcACGTTGCAGTTCGTCttattaatcccttgagcacaacggtacgaccttcgtactcaagggccgtaccgtcgtggtcagcgatcgtaccgtcatgttcgaagAATATGATGTGAGGTACGTGGCACTACAGACCGTACTGTTCATACCACGTACCTCACACTGTATTGATCATACCCCGTACCTCACATTGTACTGCTCATACCACGTACCTCAAACTGTGCTGATCATACCACGTACCTCAAACTGTACTGCTCATACCACGTACCTCAAACTGTACTGCTCATACCACGTACCTCAAACTGTACTGCTCATACCACGTACCTCAAACTGTACTGTTCATACCACGTACCTCAAACTGTATTGATCATACCACGTACCTCAAACTGTACTGCTCATACCACGTACCTCACACTGTTTAGATCATACCACGTACCTTAAACTGTACTGCTCATACCACGTACCTCACACTGTACTGCTCATACCACGTACCTCACACTGTACTGTTCATACCACGTACCTCAAACTGTACTGCTCATACCATGTACCTCACATTGTACTGCTCATACCACGTACCTCACACTGTACTGCTCATACCACGTACCTCACACTGTACTACTCATACCACGTACCTCAAACTGTACTGCTCATACCACGTACCTCAAACTGTACTGCTCATACCACGTACCTCAAACTGTACTGTTCATACCACGTACCTCAAACTGTATTGATCATACCACGTACCTCAAACTGTACTGCTCATACCACGTACCTCACACTGTTTAGATCATACCACGTACCTTAAACTGTACTGCTCATACCACGTACCTCACACTGTACTGCTCATACCACGTACCTCACACTGTACTGTTCATACCACGTACCTCAAACTGTACTGCTCATACCATGTACCTCACATTGTACTGCTCATACCACGTACCTCACACTGTACTGCTCATACCACGTACCTCACACTGTACTACTCATACCACGTACCTCACACTGTACTGCTCATACCACGTACCTCAAACTGTACTGCTCATACCACGTACCTCAAACTGTACTGCTCATACCACGTACCTCACACTGTACTGCTCATACCACGTACCTCAAACTGTACTGCTCATACCACGTACCTCAAACTGTACTGCTCATACCACGTACCTCAAACTGTACTGCTCATTGTAAACTGGTGTGGCAGGACTGACGGCCCTGCACTACGCCGCCTGGTTTGGTCGTCGGGAGGTGGTAGCTGTACTGCTTCGCAACGGTGTCCACGTTAACGCTAAGGATAACAGAAGTAAGTgacttagtagtagtagtagtagcagtagcagtacaaatgacgtagtagtcgtagtagtagtagtagtagtagtagtagtagtagtagtagtagtagcagcagtagtacaaatgacgtagtagtagtagtagtagtagcagcagcagcagtagtacaaatgacgtagtagtagtagtaatagtagtagtagtagtagtagtagtagtagtagtagtagtagcagtattagtagtaatagtagtagtatagtacaaatgaaaatgatactgatgatgataatgatagtaatgataaaagaaCTTATCAAAGGAATCCGCTGTGAAAAGgctaaaataagaaaaatacagaaaatacaTATAACAATAAATAGGGAGATATTCTACACATATACGACCACAAAGGCTAAGTTTAATATAAAGTCTGTTAATTACACAATCTTAAAGTCTGTTAATTACACAATCTTAAAGTCTATTAATCACAGTTTTCACAATGGTTAGGAAGTGGCCCTAATCATAGTGGTCTGTACAGAGTCGTATGGCCGTGATTTAGTTGTGGTGATGAACTGTACCtttgggacgagggatctctagtgGTAGGAGGTAAAGGTGACGAGAGTAGTGTAGGAGTGCCATCCCAAACTGTGTGGATATTGATCCCTATTtgcgtgttactgggagagagagagagagtttctctacactcgtgttgtcgCCCTCTTTCTCCTACAGATCAGACGCCCCTGCATTACGCCGCGGAGCACAACGAGCTGGGAGTGGCCAAGATGTTGCTGGAGCGCGGGGCCGACCTGGCCGCCGCCGACACCTCGGGTGGGTTGCGatcgaagggagagagagagagagagagagagagagagagagagagagagagagagagagagagagagagagagagagagagagagagagagagatggagggaacacagTGATGATACGTCAGCGTAGGAAGCCTTAAGTTGATCCATATACTGCCTTTCTCGTCTTGATCTACCCATTTTCGTCCCTTCTTGGGAATCCCCAGTGAACAGACCCACTGTATCTAATGTATTTATATCAAACTCTCATCCGATCAAGTCCCTCTCGAGTATTCAGGTAAGGAATCAACCTTCATTGACTCGAAACACATTTGATTTTCATCTCATACAAGACGCAGGGAGGCGTGACCTCTGCACCGACGGCTCGAGGCAAACACAGCCAACCAATTAAACAATCCTGACTCACTTCGGAGGAGCGTGTGTCTCCCTTGGACCAACCGCTCGCCTATTCATGAACTGACATGACCTCCATAGGTCAAAGCCAACCTCCGAAAATATCAAAGGTTGGTGTTTCCCTTCTGGTATCGCCCCGATTAGAGGTCAGAGGGACTGACCTCATCCCGCTGCTATAAACCTTTGATACCATGTTACCAGTTTGGGCACCGGGTGGGAAATGTATGTACTCTTACCATTCATTGTCCTCTGAAAATACCGCCAAGGCAGGTTACGGATATATTGGGAAACTCGGGCATCAGAAGCGAACGCCACATCCATGGTTAATCGTCCATATAACTGGGAATCCGGATGTGAGGTGCGGATAATTGAGTTTCAGTAGAAGTCTTGGTCTGCGGACCGGGGTCGGCGACATTGGATGACCTCCTtcacttgtggtgtgtgtgtgtgtgtggatgtgggtcaaTGGGCCTCAAATGCTCATACAGACTAATACGAGTTAGACTCCAGCGTTATCTGGGCAAGCCCTCCCTATACCCAGACGGGAAGTACcattaatatacctccctggtcagtggctgccagcCGTGTACTACGACCTACCcacagtgagaaagagagagagagagagagagagagagagagagagagagagagagagagagagagagagagagagagagagagagagagagatgtgtgtataaTTACAGAAAACCTAATTACCTctgtgctgtgtgtgggggtgggagttccacactcgtgggagacccatctcttgaacattaccCATTATCTTccagctttttaaacttctgtatgctcgCCACACATTACCAGTCCCATGATAAAATCTATTCCATTTATCAAGTCCTCTTATAAGGTAAAAGTTTTTCTTCATATCCTCCTGTGtccactgtcctcaaacaccattTTCTCGGCAGGCAACACAGCGTTACACCTGGCCGCTCGGGGCAAGAAACTCAGTATGGTCGAAGCGCTGCTGCTTTACTGTCCAGACTTGTCCCTCCAGAACTTCCAAGGTAAAGTCCAACAACCAGTCGTATGAAACAACCTATACATTGCTCGACTGTTACGGGTGGATCAGAACCACCATGAAATCACGGATGCCTTCAACCCCGGTGGAGTTAAAGGTGACAGCAACTTGAGCTGTGGACCGAATAatgcatcatgtgtgtgtgtgtgtgtgtgtgtgtgtgtttttgtgtgtgtgtgtgtgactgcggaTTTGTGACTTACAGAATACCCCATAAGTCCGTCAGTCTCACCAGCAACATCTAGGCAACCTCATTATCATGTGATAATCCTCTAGGTCTTGTATGTATGACGCGCTGCTTCACTTCACTCTCGGAACTGTTTCGATTACTGTCTCACTCGCATGCTGGATAACCCtctataatctttttttcattatcttttatcaCTGGTCTTTCTCAGTGGATGACAGGTGTAGGTCCACTGTAAGAGGATTTTCCCACTGTGGAATGCTGAAAGACGACCTCTGATTCTAGGGAGactcatgaaaaaaaagtttatcacTCCTGGTATGTGGTAGAGTCGGTCTATTGTTCCATCTGAGAAACAGCTCAGGAAATTACTCTCAACTCCCCAATCATCATTAGACTAAATCATCCACTGTTTGTAGAGTTACCTTGTGTCCAGCTGGGTAAAGTTAGGTGACAATACACAAGTCGACAACGTCCAATTCCACAACGCTTGGTCGCTAATACATCTCTGTCAATCGACACAGTGAACGAAATGCCTCAGTGTAAACAATGTAATGTTTAAAAACATTAGTTTCTATGAGGGAAAAAAATCGTCA
This window harbors:
- the LOC139753434 gene encoding uncharacterized protein isoform X1, whose amino-acid sequence is MSSLVLLAAAALLTITATSLTLAATRDGLSLIEAARSGDIEKVKMLLDEGVSVRSRDSAGQTALQVAARHGSLTLVGELLARNADASATDDWGKTPLHEAAWFGREDVVEALLAKDADLNATDGMGKMALHEAAWVGRPDVVKTLLAHDADITAVDHNGQTPLHYAAELQKAEVVKLLLAHGADIETRDEEGLTALHYAAWFGRREVVAVLLRNGVHVNAKDNRNQTPLHYAAEHNELGVAKMLLERGADLAAADTSGNTALHLAARGKKLSMVEALLLYCPDLSLQNFQGMTAADVAKEKGMTDMATLIEGQMNTPCGMEGTPCSGERGIRVAPLRRLTCQASWTASFPPSVYDCRISGQVFRHGSSWHDGCQNHRCVRGQVWREQAVDDTCCRAEGVVYPEGATWTQGCLHLQCHAGQPHTLAVLKSCCLAGDEAYGDGDTWDQGCHQWVCNAGTAATTAVLPTCCHVKDEVYVNGAHWSTGCLEVSCEAGQVHQLALVSVCKVLILTVVLAVAGGVVSIVLGILLVRTRRTHSIVKKWGVAS
- the LOC139753434 gene encoding uncharacterized protein isoform X2; this encodes MSSLVLLAAAALLTITATSLTLAATRDGLSLIEAARSGDIEKVKMLLDEGVSVRSRDSAGKTPLHEAAWFGREDVVEALLAKDADLNATDGMGKMALHEAAWVGRPDVVKTLLAHDADITAVDHNGQTPLHYAAELQKAEVVKLLLAHGADIETRDEEGLTALHYAAWFGRREVVAVLLRNGVHVNAKDNRNQTPLHYAAEHNELGVAKMLLERGADLAAADTSGNTALHLAARGKKLSMVEALLLYCPDLSLQNFQGMTAADVAKEKGMTDMATLIEGQMNTPCGMEGTPCSGERGIRVAPLRRLTCQASWTASFPPSVYDCRISGQVFRHGSSWHDGCQNHRCVRGQVWREQAVDDTCCRAEGVVYPEGATWTQGCLHLQCHAGQPHTLAVLKSCCLAGDEAYGDGDTWDQGCHQWVCNAGTAATTAVLPTCCHVKDEVYVNGAHWSTGCLEVSCEAGQVHQLALVSVCKVLILTVVLAVAGGVVSIVLGILLVRTRRTHSIVKKWGVAS